A stretch of Exiguobacterium sp. BMC-KP DNA encodes these proteins:
- a CDS encoding DUF4256 domain-containing protein has product MDEQLTMFRDRFEATPDRHDGLSYDEVETRLTSSKRAALVWMEQTGGEPNVVKLEGRLVITDTVKESPIGRRSVCFDEAARLSRKKNAPVASIESLIETFDLHLLTPEQYQELQTQFSFDEKTSSWLATPDMIHQKGGALFGDRRYETTFVYHNGADSYYASRGFRVFLELD; this is encoded by the coding sequence ATGGATGAACAGCTAACGATGTTTCGTGACCGCTTTGAGGCCACTCCTGATCGCCATGATGGACTCTCGTATGATGAGGTCGAGACACGTCTGACATCTTCAAAACGAGCAGCACTTGTATGGATGGAACAAACAGGTGGCGAGCCGAATGTCGTAAAACTAGAAGGAAGACTTGTCATCACCGACACTGTCAAAGAGAGTCCAATTGGTCGACGGAGTGTCTGTTTTGACGAAGCCGCTCGTCTTAGTCGAAAGAAAAATGCCCCTGTTGCTAGTATTGAATCGTTGATCGAAACGTTCGACTTACACCTATTGACACCAGAACAATATCAAGAACTTCAGACACAGTTTTCGTTTGACGAAAAGACTTCCAGTTGGCTTGCGACACCAGACATGATCCATCAAAAAGGTGGCGCCTTGTTCGGAGATCGTCGTTACGAAACGACCTTCGTCTATCACAATGGGGCAGATTCCTATTATGCCAGTCGTGGATTTCGTGTCTTCCTTGAACTCGATTAA
- a CDS encoding ABC transporter ATP-binding protein — MEGTFQCKQMGKSFSGDGVETHALQDIDVTLEAGDFISIIGPSGSGKSTLLSLIGTLDRPTSGELHYDGKPINKLKSKELSDFRFENIGFIFQQFHLIPTLTALENVMAPLFGRKVPYDKKERAEQLLAQVGLADKAGSLPSQLSGGQQQRVAVARALVHEPKWLLADEPTGNLDTDTGEIIFNLLRSLNEEKGCGVLFVTHDPALAERANRTIEMRDGVIIEDRLVHV; from the coding sequence ATGGAAGGAACATTTCAATGCAAACAGATGGGAAAATCATTTTCGGGAGACGGTGTCGAGACACATGCGTTACAAGATATCGATGTGACACTTGAAGCGGGTGACTTCATCTCGATCATCGGACCATCGGGTTCTGGAAAGTCGACGTTACTCAGTTTGATCGGGACGCTTGATCGTCCGACGAGTGGGGAGTTGCATTATGACGGGAAACCGATCAACAAATTGAAAAGTAAGGAACTATCCGACTTCCGCTTCGAGAACATCGGCTTCATCTTCCAACAGTTTCATTTGATTCCGACGCTGACGGCGCTTGAAAATGTCATGGCACCACTGTTCGGTCGGAAAGTACCATATGATAAAAAAGAACGCGCAGAGCAGTTACTCGCGCAAGTCGGTCTCGCTGATAAAGCAGGCAGTTTGCCGTCGCAACTCTCTGGTGGACAACAACAACGTGTCGCCGTTGCGCGAGCACTCGTCCATGAACCGAAATGGCTGCTTGCCGATGAGCCGACGGGCAATCTCGATACGGATACGGGAGAAATCATTTTCAATCTCTTACGATCATTAAACGAAGAAAAGGGCTGCGGCGTGTTATTCGTCACGCACGACCCGGCACTTGCGGAACGGGCGAACCGAACGATTGAGATGCGAGATGGCGTCATCATCGAAGACCGTCTCGTTCATGTCTGA